CGGCGAGCGCATCAGTTTCTTCTTCGAGAAAGACGCTTTTGACGAGACCGGCGCTTTAAAAGGCGACCTCTTTCGTTCGCTTAACAAGATCGGTCATGCCTTGCATGACCTGGACCCGGTCTTTGACCGCTTCTCGCGATCGCCGCAACTGAAAGTGCTTTCGGCTTCGTTGGGTATGCAGGACCATCTCCTCATCCAAAGCATGCTGATCTTCAAACACGCCCGCATCGGGGGCGTGGTCGACGTGCACCAGGACAGCACCTTCCTGTATACCGAACCGGATTCCTGCGTCGGGTTCTGGTTCGCGCTCGAAGACGCGACGATTGAAAACGGCTGCCTCTGGGCCAAGCCGGGCGGGCATCGTACCAGCCTGCGATCGCGCTTCGCGCGCGACGGAAAGGGCGGAACGCGTTTTCTCGAACTCGATCCCGCGCCGCTCGAGACGGACGGGATGCAAGCACTCGAAGTGAAGCAGGGCACCTGCATCGTCCTCCACGGTCGCCTGCCGCATTTCAGTCAGCCGAATACCAGCGGCAAATCGCGCCAGGCGTATGCGATCCACACCATCGATCCGACAGCCCACTATCCGATGGACAACTGGCTGCAGCGCGACCGTAGGGCGTTGAAGGGATTTTGAAAATCGCCGACTTCTCCGTCCGCGGTGAACCCAGACGATTCGGTCAGGCACTCTGAAAAAGCAAGAGGCCGTCCTTTCGGGACGGCCTCTGTTGGTCAGGTCAGGTCGTATTACTCGGCCACGACTTCGAAGTTCACCTTGGCCTTTACGTCCTTGTGCAGGTTGACAAGTGCGGTATAGGTACCGAGGGTCTTGATGTGGTCGGTATCGAGCTGGACTTTCTTGCGGTCGACGTTCACGCCGTGCTTGGCCAGCGCGTCCGCGATCTGCAGGGCGGTAACGGAACCGTAGATCTTGTTGTTCTCGCCCACCTTGGCGCCGATCTTCAGCGTCATGGCTTCGAGTTGCTTGGCTACGGATTCTGCGTCGCCTTTGATCTTGGCGGCCTTGTGCGAGCGCTGCTTCATCGTCTCGGCCAGCATCTTGCGGTTGGCTTCGGTCGCCACCACGGCAAGGCCGCGCGG
This DNA window, taken from Bacteroidota bacterium, encodes the following:
- a CDS encoding phytanoyl-CoA dioxygenase family protein produces the protein MSSLAAQFERDGFLVLPDFHPAAACRELMERGRHLSENYRLDGKGSVFQTSEQTKTSDAYFLESGERISFFFEKDAFDETGALKGDLFRSLNKIGHALHDLDPVFDRFSRSPQLKVLSASLGMQDHLLIQSMLIFKHARIGGVVDVHQDSTFLYTEPDSCVGFWFALEDATIENGCLWAKPGGHRTSLRSRFARDGKGGTRFLELDPAPLETDGMQALEVKQGTCIVLHGRLPHFSQPNTSGKSRQAYAIHTIDPTAHYPMDNWLQRDRRALKGF
- a CDS encoding 50S ribosomal protein L9, coding for MEIILKQDVDNLGYADEVVKVRPGYARNFLIPRGLAVVATEANRKMLAETMKQRSHKAAKIKGDAESVAKQLEAMTLKIGAKVGENNKIYGSVTALQIADALAKHGVNVDRKKVQLDTDHIKTLGTYTALVNLHKDVKAKVNFEVVAE